The proteins below are encoded in one region of Telopea speciosissima isolate NSW1024214 ecotype Mountain lineage chromosome 10, Tspe_v1, whole genome shotgun sequence:
- the LOC122641600 gene encoding magnesium-chelatase subunit ChlH, chloroplastic — protein sequence MAYLVSSPFTTIPTSKLEHLSSFSQKHFFLHSFLPKKLNPSSRRTGFGVRCAAIGNGLFTQTTQEVRRILPENKLGLPRVKIVYVVLEAQYQSSVSEAVRNLNNNERYASFEVVGYLVEELRDKSTYQAFCKDLEDANIFIGSLIFVEELAQKVKTAVEKERDRLDAVLVFPSMPEVMRLNKLGSFSMSQLGQSKSPFFQLFKRKKQSAGFAESMLKLVRTLPKVLKYLPSDKAQDARLYILSLQFWLGGSPENLQNFLKMISGSYVPALKGTKIEYSDPVLFLDTGIWHPLAPCMYDDVKEFLNWYGTRRDANAKLKDPNAPVIGLILQRSHIVTGDESHYVAVIMELEASGAKVIPIFSGGLDFSGPVERFLIDPISKKPFVHSVVSLTGFALVGGPARQDHPRAVEALMKLDVPYIVALPLVFQTTEEWLNSTLGLHPIQVALQVALPELDGGMEPIVFAGRDPRTGKSHALHKRVEQLCTRAIRWAELKRKSKAEKKLAITVFSFPPDKGNVGTAAYLNVFSSIYSVLKELQRDGYSVEGLPEKAEDLMEDVIHDKEAQFSSPNLNVAYKMGVREYQSLTPYATALEENWGKPPGNLNSDGESLLVYGKQYGNVFIGVQPTFGYEGDPMRLLFSKSASPHHGFAAYYSFVEKIFKADAVLHFGTHGSLEFMPGKQVGMSDVCYPDSLIGNIPNVYYYAANNPSEATIAKRRSYANTISYLTPPAENAGLYKGLKQLSELISSYQSLKDSGRGPQIVSSIISTSKQCNLDKDVDLPEEGEELSAKERDLVVGKVYSKIMEIESRLLPCGLHVIGEPPSAMEAVATLVNIAALDRPEEGISSLPSILAETVGRKIEDIYRGSDKGILKDVELLRQITEASRGSITAFVDRTTNKKGQVVDVADKLSSILGFGLSEPWVQYLSNTKFYRADREKLRILFEFLGDCLKLVVADNELGSLKQALEGSFVEPGPGGDPIRNPKVLPTGKNIHALDPQAIPTTAAMQSAKVVVDRLLERQKAENGGQYPETVALVLWGTDNIKTYGESLAQVLWMIGVSPIADTFGRVNRVEPVTLEELGRPRIDVVVNCSGVFRDLFINQMNLLDRAVKMVAELDEPEDQNYVKKHAFEQAQTLGIGVREAATRVFSNASGSYSSNINLAVENSSWNDEKQLQDMYLSRKSFAFDSDAPGAGMTEKRKVFEMALSTADATFQNLDSSEISLTDVSHYFDSDPTNLVQNLRKDGKKPKAYIADTTTANAQVRTLSETVRLDARTKLLNPKWYEGMMSSGYEGVREIEKRLTNTVGWSATSGQVDNWVYEEANSTFIQDEDMLNRLMKTNPNSFRKLVQTFLEANGRGYWETSEDNIEKLRQLYSEVEDKIEGIDR from the exons ATGGCGTATCTGGTTTCTTCACCATTCACAACCATACCCACTTCGAAATTAGAacatctctcttctttctctcaaaaGCATTTCTTTCTTCACTCATTCCTACCCAAGAAACTCAACCCAAGCAGTAGAAGAACTGGATTTGGAGTGAGATGTGCTGCAATTGGTAATGGGTTGTTTACCCAAACCACACAAGAGGTACGTAGAATTCTTCCTGaaaataaactagggttacccaGAGTTAAAATTGTCTATGTAGTTCTTGAAGCTCAATACCAATCTTCCGTCTCGGAAGCTGTGAGGAATCTCAACAACAATGAGAGGTACGCTTCCTTTGAAGTAGTTGGTTACTTGGTTGAAGAGCTACGGGACAAATCCACTTACCAAGCATTCTGTAAAGATCTTGAAGATGCTAACATCTTTATTGGTTCTCTTATATTCGTGGAAGAGCTTGCGCAGAAGGTTAAGACAGCagttgagaaggagagagatagacttgaTGCAGTGCTGGTATTCCCTTCAATGCCTGAAGTAATGCGACTAAACAAGTTGGGTTCTTTTAGTATGTCGCAGCTTGGGCAATCGAAGAGCCCCTTTTTCCAgctcttcaagaggaagaagcaaTCTGCAGGATTTGCAGAAAGTATGTTGAAACTAGTGAGGACTTTGCCTAAGGTTCTTAAGTACTTACCGAGTGATAAGGCTCAAGATGCTCGGCTGTATATACTTAGTTTGCAATTCTGGCTTGGTGGGTCACCTGAAAATTTGCAGAATTTCTTGAAAATGATATCTGGTTCCTATGTACCAGCACTGAAAGGGACTAAGATTGAGTATTCGGATCCGGTTTTGTTCTTGGATACTGGAATATGGCACCCTTTGGCCCCTTGTATGTATGATGATGTGAAGGAGTTTTTGAATTGGTATGGGACTAGAAGGGATGCCAATGCAAAGTTGAAGGACCCGAATGCTCCTGTAATTGGGCTGATTTTGCAGAGGTCTCATATTGTTACTGGGGATGAGAGCCACTATGTTGCTGTCATCATGGAGCTTGAGGCAAGTGGAGCTAAGGTGATTCCAATTTTTTCTGGTGGACTTGATTTCTCAGGCCCAGTGGAGAGGTTCTTGATTGATCCAATCAGTAAGAAGCCGTTTGTACATTCAGTCGTGTCATTGACGGGTTTCGCTCTTGTTGGAGGGCCAGCTAGGCAGGATCATCCCAGGGCTGTTGAGGCATTAATGAAGCTCGATGTGCCATACATTGTCGCCCTGCCTTTGGTGTTCCAGACAACAGAGGAGTGGCTAAACAGTACCTTGGGACTGCACCCAATTCAGGTGGCTTTGCAGGTTGCTCTTCCCGAGCTGGATGGTGGGATGGAGCCCATTGTTTTTGCTGGCCGTGATCCTAGAACTG GGAAGTCACATGCTCTACATAAGAGGGTGGAGCAGCTCTGCACAAGGGCAATCAGATGGGCTGAACTGAAAAGGAAATCCAAG GCAGAGAAAAAGCTTGCTATTACTGTGTTCAGCTTCCCTCCAGACAAGGGCAATGTTGGAACTGCTGCCTATCTCAATGTATTTTCATCCATCTACTCTGTCTTGAAGGAACTTCAAAGGGATGGATACAGTGTTGAGGGCTTGCCTGAGAAAGCCGAAGATCTGATGGAAGATGTTATTCATGATAAGGAAGCACAATTCAGCAGTCCAAACCTCAACGTTGCATACAAGATGGGTGTTAGGGAGTACCAGAGTCTCACTCCATATGCCACTGCATTGGAAGAGAACTGGGGCAAACCACCAGGAAATCTGAATTCTGATGGTGAGAGTCTTTTGGTCTATGGAAAACAGTACGGTAACGTGTTCATTGGGGTGCAACCTACGTTTGGCTATGAAGGTGACCCAATGAGACTTCTGTTCTCCAAATCAGCCAGTCCACACCATGGATTCGCTGCATACTACTCCTTTGTTGAGAAGATCTTCAAGGCTGATGCTGTTCTCCACTTTGGCACTCATGGTTCACTTGAGTTCATGCCTGGGAAACAGGTTGGGATGAGTGATGTCTGCTATCCTGACAGTCTTATTGGTAATATCCCTAATGTCTACTACTATGCTGCAAACAACCCTTCTGAAGCTACCATAGCCAAGCGCCGCAGCTATGCCAACACCATTAGCTATCTGACACCTCCTGCAGAGAATGCTGGACTTTATAAGGGCCTCAAACAGCTCAGTGAGCTAATCTCATCTTACCAGTCACTAAAAGACAGCGGTCGTGGGCCTCAAATTGTGAGCTCCATCATCAGCACTTCCAAGCAATGCAACCTTGACAAGGACGTCGACCTTCCTGAAGAAGGGGAGGAACTTTCAGCCAAAGAGCGAGACCTTGTGGTTGGGAAGGTCTACTCCAAGATCATGGAGATAGAGTCCCGGCTCTTGCCTTGTGGTCTCCATGTCATTGGTGAGCCGCCGTCAGCCATGGAAGCAGTTGCAACACTTGTCAACATAGCTGCACTGGACCGCCCTGAAGAGGGGATATCCTCTCTCCCATCAATATTAGCTGAGACAGTAGGAAGGAAGATTGAGGATATCTATCGAGGAAGTGACAAGGGTATCTTGAAGGATGTGGAACTGCTACGCCAAATTACAGAGGCATCACGTGGATCAATAACAGCCTTTGTGGATAGAACCACGAATAAAAAGGGCCAAGTTGTTGATGTGGCTGATAAGTTGAGTTCTATCCTTGGATTTGGGTTGAGTGAGCCATGGGTGCAGTACTTATCAAACACAAAATTTTACAGGGCTGACCGTGAGAAGCTCAGGATCTTGTTTGAGTtcttgggtgactgtttgaagTTAGTTGTTGCTGATAATGAATTAGGGAGCTTAAAGCAAGCTTTGGAGGGTAGTTTTGTGGAACCAGGGCCTGGTGGAGACCCAATTAGGAACCCGAAGGTTTTGCCAACGGGAAAGAACATTCATGCACTAGACCCACAGGCTATTCCAACAACAGCAGCCATGCAAAGTGCAAAGGTGGTGGTGGATAGGTTGCTCGAGAGACAGAAGGCAGAAAATGGGGGACAATATCCTGAAACGGTTGCACTTGTGTTGTGGGGCACAGATAACATCAAGACCTATGGAGAGTCATTAGCTCAAGTTTTATGGATGATTGGGGTGAGCCCAATTGCAGATACCTTTGGCCGTGTAAACCGGGTGGAGCCAGTCACCCTTGAAGAACTTGGACGGCCTAGAATTGATGTTGTCGTCAATTGCTCGGGAGTCTTCAGAGATCTGTTCATCAATCAG ATGAACCTCTTGGACCGTGCTGTAAAAATGGTGGCAGAGCTAGATGAGCCAGAGGACCAAAACTATGTCAAGAAGCATGCATTTGAACAAGCCCAAACCCTTGGCATTGGTGTACGTGAAGCTGCAACTCGTGTATTCTCCAATGCATCAGGCTCCTACTCCTCCAATATCAACCTTGCTGTTGAGAATTCATCATGGAATGATGAGAAACAACTTCAGGACATGTATTTGAGCCGCAAATCATTTGCCTTTGATTCTGATGCCCCTGGTGCAGGCATGACCGAGAAACGCAAGGTGTTTGAGATGGCACTCAGCACTGCTGATGCTACATTCCAGAATCTTGATTCATCTGAAATCTCACTCACTGATGTCAGCCATTACTTTGATTCAGACCCAACCAATCTTGTACAAAACCTCAGAAAGGATGGTAAGAAGCCCAAAGCATACATTGCTGACACTACCACAGCTAATGCCCAAGTGCGAACACTGTCAGAGACTGTTCGACTTGATGCTCGCACCAAACTGCTCAACCCCAAGTGGTATGAAGGTATGATGTCTAGTGGGTATGAGGGAGTACGTGAAATTGAGAAGAGACTCACAAACACGGTTGGCTGGAGTGCTACCTCAGGCCAAGTTGACAACTGGGTTTATGAAGAAGCAAACTCAACTTTCATTCAAGATGAGGATATGCTTAACAGATTGATGAAAACTAATCCAAACTCATTCAGGAAGTTGGTGCAGACTTTCTTAGAAGCTAATGGACGTGGGTATTGGGAGACATCTGAGGATAACATTGAGAAGTTAAGGCAGTTGTACTCTGAAGTTGAAGACAAGATTGAAGGGATTGACCGGTGA
- the LOC122643158 gene encoding uncharacterized protein LOC122643158: MHAWPHPPSKWVAANCDGSIRDNLRGYDTIGRDASGQALFAVAGATPDGSILRMELLAMKCGLLKARDLNITHVQVRSDSTMVVQLVLGTYQTPWHSISLVEDIQELQRCFRGCVFQHHVRETNSCADILVGFVFNCQELNLCVNRLPAALSNLLRNDATGKKYYRL; encoded by the coding sequence ATGCATGCTTGGCCACATCCTCCTTCAAAGTGGGTAGCGGCTAATTGCGACGGGTCGATCCGTGACAACCTTAGGGGCTACGACACCATAGGCCGTGATGCCAGTGGGCAAGCTCTTTTTGCGGTGGCTGGTGCAACTCCTGATGGAAGCATCCTTCGCATGGAGCTCCTAGCCATGAAATGTGGTCTCCTGAAAGCCCGCGACCTAAACATAACTCATGTGCAAGTGCGCTCTGACTCGACCATGGTAGTTCAGCTGGTTCTTGGTACTTACCAAACCCCATGGCACTCTATCAGTTTGGTTGAAGATATTCAAGAGCTGCAAAGATGCTTTAGGGGTTGCGTTTTTCAACACCATGTCCGAGAAACAAACTCCTGTGCGGATATTCTTGTTGGCTTTGTATTCAATTGCCAAGAGCTCAATTTGTGTGTGAATAGACTCCCGGCGGCACTTTCCAACCTTCTAAGGAATGATGCCACTGGGAAAAAATACTATAGGCTGTAA